A section of the Lepus europaeus isolate LE1 chromosome 19, mLepTim1.pri, whole genome shotgun sequence genome encodes:
- the FFAR3 gene encoding free fatty acid receptor 3 has protein sequence MSFFPGNHWLFFSVHLFAFLVGLPLNLLALVIFVGKLRRQPVAVDLLLLNLTLSDLLLLLFLPFRMVEAASGMRWPLPFILCPLSGFLFFTTIYLTSLLLTAVSVERFLSVAYPLWYRTRPRLGQAALVSGLCWFLAAAHCSVVYITEYSGNASRSQGTNGTCYLEFREDQLAILLPVRLEMAVVLFGVPLLITSYCYSRLVWLLCRGASRRRRRRVAGLVAATLLNFLVCFGPYNVSHLVGYVRGESPPWRSYVLLLSTLNSCVDPLVYYFSSSRFQADFQQLLRRLAGGWSPRRQKCTVELKVQAAGGGQVQDCPS, from the coding sequence ATGTCCTTCTTTCCCGGCAATCACTGGCTGTTCTTCTCCGTACACCTGTTCGCCTTCCTCGTGGGGCTCCCGCTCAACCTGCTGGCCCTGGTGATCTTTGTGGGcaagctgcggcgccagccggtgGCCGTGGACCTGCTCCTGCTCAACCTGACGCTCTCCGACCTGCTCCTACTGCTCTTCCTGCCCTTCCGCATGGTGGAGGCGGCCAGCGGCAtgcgctggcccctgcccttcATCCTCTGCCCCCTCTCGGGCTTCCTCTTCTTCACCACCATCTATCTCACCTCCCTCTTGCTGACCGCCGTGAGCGTCGAGCGCTTCCTGAGCGTGGCCTACCCGCTGTGGTACAGGACGCGgccccggctgggccaggccgctcTGGTCAGTGGGCTCTGCTGGTTCCTGGCCGCGGCGCACTGCAGCGTGGTCTACATCACCGAGTACTCTGGGAACGCCTCGCGCAGCCAGGGCACCAACGGCACCTGCTACCTGGAATTCCGGGAGGACCAGCTGGCCATCCTCCTGCCTGTGCGCCTGGAGATGGCTGTGGTCCTCTTTGGGGTGCCCCTGCTCATCACCAGCTACTGCTACAGCCGCCTGGTATGGCTCCTCTGCCGGGGAGCCagccggcgccggcgccggcgGGTGGCGGGGCTCGTGGCTGCCACGCTGCTCAACTTCCTCGTCTGCTTTGGGCCCTACAACGTGTCCCATCTCGTGGGCTACGTGCGGGGCGAGAGCCCGCCGTGGAGGAGCTACGTGCTACTGCTCAGCACCCTGAACTCCTGCGTCGACCCGCTCGTGTACTACTTCTCATCGTCTCGCTTCCAGGCCGACTTCCAGCAGCTGCTGAGGAGGCTGGCGGGGGGCTGGAGCCCTCGCAGGCAGAAGTGCACCGTGGAACTCAAGGTCCAGGCTGCAgggggtgggcaggtgcaggACTGTCCATCATAG
- the FFAR1 gene encoding free fatty acid receptor 1, translated as MQLPPQLSFALYVVAFALGFPLNILAIRGAASQARRRLTPSLVYALHLGCSDLLLAVSLPLKAMEALASGAWPLPAAICPAFALLHFSPLYAGGSFLAALSVGRYLGAAFPLGYQAFRRPRYSWGVCAAIWALVLCHLGLVFCLEAPGGWLDNSTSSLGINTPVNGSPVCMEAWDPAAAGPARLSLSLLLFFLPLAITAFCYVGCLRALAHSGLSHRRKLRAAWVAGGALLTLLLCLGPYNASNVAGFLRPDMGSHWRKLGLITGAWSVVLNPLVTGYLGGGPGRGTVCLARAQGGTLQK; from the coding sequence ATGCAGCTGCCCCCCCAGCTCTCCTTCGCCCTCTACGTGGTGGCCTTTGCGCTCGGCTTCCCACTCAACATCCTGGCCATCCGTGGCGCTGCGTCTCAGGCCCGCCGCCGCCTCACCCCGAGCCTGGTCTATGCCCTCCATCTGGGCTGCTCGGACCTCCTGCTGGCCGTCTCCCTGCCTCTGAAGGCCATGGAGGCCCTGGCCTCAGGGGCCTGGCCGCTGCCCGCCGCCATCTGCCCGGCCTTcgccctgctccacttctcccCGCTCTATGCCGGCGGCAGCTTCCTGGCGGCGCTGAGTGTGGGCCGCTACCTGGGCGCCGCCTTCCCCTTGGGCTACCAAGCCTTTCGCAGGCCACGCTACTCCTGGGGCGTGTGTGCGGCCATCTGGGCCCTCGTCCTCTGCCACCTGGGGCTGGTCTTCTGCCTGGAGGCGCCCGGAGGCTGGCTGGAcaacagcaccagctccctgggCATCAACACCCCGGTCAACGGCTCCCCCGTGTGCATGGAAGCCTGGGACCCAGCGGCGGCCGGCCCCGCCcgcctcagcctctctctcctgctcttcttTCTACCCTTGGCCATCACAGCCTTCTGCTACGTGGGCTGCCTCCGGGCACTGGCCCACTCGGGCCTGAGCCACAGACGGAAGCTGAGAGCGGCCTGGGTGGCCGGCGGGGCCCTGCTCACGCTGTTGCTCTGCTTGGGACCCTACAACGCCTCCAACGTGGCTGGCTTCCTGCGGCCAGACATGGGAAGCCACTGGCGGAAGCTGGGGCTCATCACAGGGGCCTGGAGTGTGGTCCTCAACCCGCTGGTGACCGGCTACCTGGGAGGGGGTCCCGGCCGGGGAACAGTGTGTCTGGCGCGAGCGCAAGGAGGAACATTGCAGAAGTAG
- the CD22 gene encoding B-cell receptor CD22, translating into MPVRQPDAILRGSGKRRRGPGAESKQPAGSKTNSSLPRAPPACSAMQPRSPWLLLLVCVASSNPTDWRFAHPKTLYAWEGACVWIPCSYTIPKQNTWLGNFTLYHNPEYDNVTKSYRGTVLYHHTQTEELQVHQGRVKFLGDKQRNCTLSIRPVHVTDSGQLGFRMTSGTDKWMEEMSLNVSDQPLSPHIQPPPELRESRQVTLTCSLNFSCPEDPMELRWSLEGTVASSTILSTASVLTQSQLTFEPQWTHHGQNLTCRLWNSTAGRALSEKTVQLDVKHVPKLKIIEVSPSEATVLEGASVTMVCQVTSSNPDYQAISWLKDGAPLSAQTALTLTLPKVTKEMSGKYCCQASNELGPGKSEEVTLNVLYAPEPSRVQIRPLPAREGRLVELSCISRANPPPTNYTWFHNARELVGSTEEKLQIPSALLSHAGKYSCVAENSLGPGQIGPDAELDIQYPPKEVTTVIQNPTPIREGDSVTLSCIYNSSNPTVSHYDWKPLGPWEEPSPGVLNIHSVAWNAEPVACAACNTWCSWAPSVNLDVQYAPRGVKIWRSVQSEVPAGRRVTLRCNFSGSRPTEVRFSWKKNGSPLQAGQELSFDSITPEDAGNYSCSVNNSVGQRSSEPWTLRVLYAPRRLQVSMVPGDAVMEGSKVALTCESDANPPVSQYAWFDWNNQNLQHWDKTLKLEPTTVEHSGAYRCRGSNWLGMGESPPSTLTVYYSPETIGRRAAVGIGSCLALLVLAIWVVKLRQNWKRIRSQQGLQDNFSGQSFFVRNPKVRRAPLSNGPHSLGCYNPVMEHGISYATLRFPEMDTPSTGDAGTAEVQRLPLSSEDTVTYSVVQKRRVADYENVTPDLPEDEGIHYSELVQFGTGVRPQTQEEVEYVTLKQ; encoded by the exons ATGCCTGTAAGACAGCCGGATGCGATCCTCCGGGGCTCGGGGAAGAGGCGCCGGGGCCCAGGGGCTGAGAGCAAGCAGCCTGCCGGCTCAAAGACAAACTCTTCCCTGCCCAGGGCgcccccggcctgcagcgccatGCAGCCtcgcagcccctggctcctgctcctgg TGTGCGTGGCTTCCTCCAACCCCACTGACTGGCGGTTTGCGCACCCGAAAACCCTCTACGCCTGGGAAGGAGCCTGTGTCTGGATCCCATGCTCCTACACCATCCCAAAACAGAACACGTGGCTGGGGAACTTCACCCTCTACCACAACCCCGAGTATGACAACGTCACCAAGAGCTACAGGGGGACGGTCCTGTATCACCACACGCAGACGGAGGAGCTGCAGGTTCACCAGGGAAGGGTAAAGTTCCTGGGAGACAAACAGAGAAACTGCACCCTGAGCATCCGACCGGTGCACGTGACAGACAGCGGGCAGCTGGGGTTCAGGATGACGTCCGGTACCGACAAGTGGATGGAGGAGATGAGCCTCAATGTGTCTG ATCAGCCCCTTTCACCTCACATCCAGCCCCCTCCAGAACTCCGCGAGTCCCGCCAAGTCACTCTGACCTGCTCGCTGAATTTCTCCTGCCCCGAGGACCCGATGGAGCTGCGGTGGTCCCTGGAGGGCACCGTGGCCTCCTCCACCATCCTCTCCACCGCGTCAGTCCTCACCCAGAGCCAGCTCACATTTGAGCCGCAGTGGACTCACCACGGGCAGAACCTCACCTGCCGGCTCTGGAACTCCACAGCAGGACGGGCGCTCTCCGAGAAGACGGTGCAGCTGGACGTGAAGC acGTCCCGAAGTTGAAGATCATCGAGGTCAGTCCCAGTGAAGCCACTGTCCTGGAGGGGGCATCTGTGACCATGGTGTGCCAGGTCACCAGCAGCAACCCAGACTACCAGGCTATATCCTGGCTCAAGGATGGGGCTCCGCTGAGTGCGCAGACGGCGCTCACGCTGACTCTGCCCAAGGTGACCAAGGAGATGAGCGGCAAGTACTGCTGCCAGGCCTCCAATGAGCTGGGCCCAGGAAAGTCGGAAGAAGTGACCCTCAATGTGTTGT ATGCACCGGAACCTTCCAGGGTCCAGATCCGCCCTTTGCCAGCTAGGGAGGGAAGACTAGTAGAGTTGAGTTGTATCTCACGGGCCAATCCTCCGCCCACCAATTACACCTGGTTTCACAATGCGAGAGAGCTGGTGGGAAGCACAGAAGAGAAATTGCAGATCCCAAGCGCCCTCCTCTCGCACGCTGGGAAGTATTCCTGCGTGGCAGAGAAtagcctggggccagggcagatTGGCCCGGACGCTGAGCTGGACATTCAGT ATCCGCCCAAGGAAGTGACCACAGTGATTCAAAACCCCACACCCATCCGCGAAGGAGACAGCGTGACTCTCTCCTGCATCTACAACTCCAGCAACCCCACGGTTTCCCATTACGATTGGAAGCCCCTAGGACCTTGGGAGGAGCCATCGCCTGGGGTACTGAACATTCACAGTGTGGCCTGGAACGCCGAGCCCGTCGCCTGTGCCGCCTGTAACACCTGGTGCTCCTGGGCTCCTTCGGTCAACCTGGATGTACAGT ATGCCCCCAGAGGTGTGAAGATCTGGCGATCGGTGCAGTCCGAGGTTCCCGCTGGCCGCCGCGTCACCCTCCGGTGCAACTTCTCGGGAAGCCGCCCTACCGAAGTGCGCTTCTCTTGGAAGAAAAACGGGAGCCCTCTGCAGGCAGGGCAAGAGCTGAGCTTTGATTCCATCACCCCCGAAGACGCCGGCAACTACAGCTGCTCGGTCAACAACTCCGTCGGCCAGCGTTCGTCTGAGCCCTGGACGCTGCGAGTGCTGT ATGCGCCGCGCAGGCTGCAGGTGTCCATGGTCCCAGGGGACGCGGTGATGGAGGGGAGCAAGGTGGCCTTGACCTGTGAGAGCGACGCCAACCCTCCCGTGTCCCAGTACGCTTGGTTTGACTGGAACAACCAAAACTTGCAGCACTGGGACAAGACGCTGAAGCTCGAGCCCACCACGGTGGAACACTCGGGCGCCTACCGCTGCCGGGGCAGCAACTGGCTGGGCATGGGCGAGTCACCCCCCAGCACCCTCACCGTCTACT ACAGTCCAGAGACCATCGGCAGGCGCGCGGCCGTGGGAATCGGGTCCTGCCTAGCTCTCCTCGTCCTGGCCATCTGGGTGGTCAAACTTCGGCAAAA CTGGAAGAGGATTCGGAGCCAGCAGGGGCTTCAGGACAATTTCAGCGGTCAGAGCTTCTTTGTCAGGAATCCAAAG GTCAGAAGAGCCCCCCTCTCCAATGGTCCCCACTCCCTGGGGTGCTACAACCCGGTGATGGAGCACGGCATTAGCTACGCCACCTTGCGCTTCCCCGAGATGGACACGCCTAGCACAGG AGACGCAGGGACAGCGGAGGTGCAGAGGCTGCCCCTAAGCAGCGAGGACACAGTCACTTATTCGGTGGTGCAGAAGCGCCGAGTG GCTGACTACGAGAACGTGACTCCGGATTTGCCAGAAGACGAGGGGATCCATTACTCAGAGCTGGTTCAGTTTGGGACTGGGGTGCGACCACAGACCCAGGAAGAAGTGGAATACGTGACCCTCAAGCAATGA